In one window of Rathayibacter caricis DSM 15933 DNA:
- a CDS encoding aminotransferase class V-fold PLP-dependent enzyme: MSTTNTLAMDEYLGAFAEETGYLDFARVGPISATAVAEQEAATQLLQAGRALDELQRQDERVRTAVGALVQLPAEQVVFQPNTSTGLLHTMLGLRGSVLLSSAEFPSLPYAAVRAQQALGAVSPVWLPTEGGRVTPEAVRDALTPDVVAVAVSLVDSRTGHLADLGALREVIGDRLLIVDAIQGFGVVDAPYAAADVVVSGGQKWVRSGWGTGFLALGERALERLSPVLSGWTGSDAVEPWDEVAPPASGARAYSVTNPDPIAQARFAGALEDIAAVGVPAIAAVIAERVSAVIDLADEFGLAVTSSRDERDRAGIVVVEPAPEELAPLAASLEVHGVTARLRPGTVRFSPHASTTDETLAALRAALVSAGTGADF; this comes from the coding sequence ATGAGCACGACGAACACCCTCGCGATGGACGAGTACCTCGGAGCCTTCGCCGAGGAGACCGGCTACCTCGACTTCGCCCGCGTCGGCCCGATCTCGGCGACGGCCGTGGCCGAGCAGGAGGCGGCGACGCAGCTCCTGCAGGCGGGCCGGGCCCTCGACGAGCTGCAGCGGCAGGACGAGCGGGTGCGCACCGCCGTGGGCGCCCTGGTCCAGCTGCCGGCCGAGCAGGTCGTCTTCCAGCCCAACACGTCGACGGGTCTGCTGCACACGATGCTCGGTCTGCGGGGGAGCGTGCTGCTCTCCTCCGCCGAGTTCCCGAGCTTGCCCTACGCCGCGGTGCGTGCGCAGCAGGCGCTCGGGGCGGTGTCGCCCGTCTGGCTGCCGACCGAGGGCGGTCGGGTGACTCCGGAGGCGGTGCGCGACGCTCTCACTCCGGACGTGGTCGCCGTGGCCGTGAGCCTCGTCGACTCCCGGACGGGCCACCTCGCCGACCTCGGCGCGCTCCGCGAGGTCATCGGCGATCGCCTGCTGATCGTGGACGCGATCCAGGGCTTCGGAGTCGTCGACGCACCGTACGCCGCGGCCGACGTCGTCGTGTCCGGCGGTCAGAAGTGGGTGCGGTCGGGCTGGGGCACGGGCTTCCTGGCCCTCGGCGAGCGGGCGCTCGAGCGGCTCTCGCCGGTGCTCTCGGGCTGGACGGGATCCGACGCCGTCGAACCCTGGGACGAGGTCGCACCGCCTGCCTCCGGCGCGCGCGCCTACAGCGTGACGAACCCGGATCCGATCGCCCAGGCGCGCTTCGCCGGGGCGCTGGAGGACATCGCGGCGGTGGGAGTGCCCGCGATCGCCGCGGTGATCGCCGAGCGGGTCAGCGCCGTGATCGATCTCGCCGACGAGTTCGGCCTCGCCGTGACGAGCTCGCGCGACGAGCGCGACCGCGCGGGCATCGTCGTCGTCGAACCGGCCCCGGAGGAGCTCGCTCCGCTGGCCGCGTCGCTCGAGGTCCACGGAGTGACCGCGCGCCTCCGGCCGGGAACGGTCCGCTTCAGCCCCCACGCCAGCACCACGGACGAGACGCTGGCCGCCCTGCGGGCCGCTCTCGTCTCGGCCGGCACGGGCGCCGACTTCTGA
- a CDS encoding AI-2E family transporter, producing the protein MRLGRSRRSSGPRVVDTAAPPVLHVPGTSRPVPDSAFVSDGMRIAGAWAWRVLVVVAALAVLALLIIELRLIVIPLLVAIVIAALLVPFSSFLQRHRWPKWLAITVSELGIIVIIGGLLFLVVTQVYQGFDDLSRQTVQSYDDLKAWLLESPLHLTEDEINEYAQQALTALQQDSGMLVSGALSVGSTIGHVLTGVLLTLFSTLFILIDGPNIWRWVVRLFPHRARPAVDGAGRAGWVTLTNFVKVQIFVAFIDAVGIGVGAALLGVPLAIPIGVLVFLGSFVPVIGAVATGALAVFIALVYNGPLIALILLIVVLGVQQLEGHILQPLVMGSAIKIHPLAVVLAVAGGSIVAGIAGAFFAVPFVATLNVMVNYIASGAWRSPTRTPERVAAEHAD; encoded by the coding sequence ATGAGACTCGGCAGGTCCCGCCGCTCCTCCGGCCCCCGCGTCGTCGACACCGCGGCGCCGCCTGTCCTGCACGTCCCGGGGACCTCGCGCCCCGTTCCCGACTCCGCCTTCGTGAGCGACGGGATGCGCATCGCGGGCGCCTGGGCGTGGCGCGTGCTCGTCGTCGTGGCCGCCCTCGCGGTGCTGGCGCTGCTCATCATCGAGCTGCGCCTCATCGTGATCCCGCTGCTGGTCGCCATCGTCATCGCGGCGCTGCTGGTGCCGTTCTCGAGCTTCCTGCAGCGGCACCGCTGGCCCAAGTGGCTCGCGATCACCGTGTCGGAGCTCGGCATCATCGTCATCATCGGCGGACTGCTCTTCCTGGTCGTGACGCAGGTCTACCAGGGGTTCGACGACCTGAGCCGCCAGACGGTGCAGTCCTACGACGACCTGAAGGCCTGGCTGCTCGAATCACCGCTCCACCTCACCGAGGACGAGATCAACGAGTACGCGCAGCAGGCGCTGACCGCCCTGCAGCAGGATTCGGGCATGCTCGTCAGCGGAGCGCTGAGCGTCGGTTCGACGATCGGCCACGTCCTGACCGGCGTCCTGCTCACCCTCTTCTCGACCCTGTTCATCCTGATCGACGGCCCGAACATCTGGCGCTGGGTCGTGCGGCTCTTCCCGCACCGCGCGCGCCCGGCGGTCGACGGCGCCGGGCGGGCCGGCTGGGTGACGCTCACCAACTTCGTCAAGGTGCAGATCTTCGTCGCGTTCATCGACGCCGTCGGCATCGGCGTGGGCGCGGCCCTCCTGGGCGTGCCGCTGGCGATCCCGATCGGCGTCCTGGTGTTCCTGGGCTCGTTCGTGCCGGTGATCGGAGCGGTGGCGACCGGCGCTCTCGCCGTCTTCATCGCGCTCGTCTACAACGGGCCGCTGATCGCCCTGATCCTGCTGATCGTCGTCCTCGGCGTACAGCAGCTCGAGGGGCACATCCTCCAGCCGCTCGTCATGGGCTCGGCCATCAAGATCCACCCGCTCGCCGTGGTGCTCGCCGTCGCCGGCGGCTCCATCGTCGCGGGCATCGCGGGCGCCTTCTTCGCGGTGCCCTTCGTCGCGACCCTGAACGTCATGGTCAACTACATCGCCAGCGGCGCCTGGCGCTCGCCGACCCGAACCCCCGAGAGAGTTGCCGCAGAGCATGCAGACTAG
- a CDS encoding isoprenyl transferase codes for MPKPRLPVGRDLLYGVYKKRLRSSLAPGTLPNHVAMIIDGNRRWARQRALETAAHGHRAGAAKVHEFLQWCDELGVRHVTLYLLSQDNLVGRDSSELTELIAIIADLAEEVSQQPDWRVQHVGSDDGLPESLVEALDAAEERTARHTGLHVNLAVGYGGRHEIAQAVRSILDEHGKRGSTIEDVAELLTPELIGEHLYTSGQPDPDLVIRTSGEQRLSDFMLWQSAHSEFYFMEALGPDIREVDFLRALRDYAGRHRRFGS; via the coding sequence GTGCCGAAGCCGAGACTGCCAGTGGGAAGGGACCTCCTCTACGGCGTCTACAAGAAGCGGTTGAGGTCGAGCCTGGCTCCCGGCACCTTGCCGAACCACGTCGCGATGATCATCGACGGCAACCGGCGCTGGGCGCGGCAGCGGGCCCTCGAGACGGCGGCCCACGGCCACCGCGCGGGCGCCGCGAAGGTGCACGAGTTCCTCCAGTGGTGCGACGAGCTGGGCGTCCGGCACGTCACCCTCTACCTGCTCTCGCAGGACAACCTCGTCGGCCGCGACAGCTCCGAGCTGACCGAGCTGATCGCGATCATCGCCGACCTCGCCGAAGAGGTCTCCCAGCAGCCGGACTGGCGCGTGCAGCACGTCGGCTCCGACGACGGGCTCCCGGAGTCGCTCGTCGAGGCCCTCGACGCCGCCGAGGAGCGCACTGCCCGCCACACCGGCCTGCACGTGAACCTCGCGGTGGGCTACGGCGGGCGCCATGAGATCGCGCAGGCGGTCCGCAGCATCCTCGACGAGCACGGCAAGCGCGGATCCACGATCGAGGACGTCGCAGAGCTGCTGACGCCCGAGCTGATCGGCGAGCACCTCTACACGAGCGGCCAGCCCGACCCCGACCTGGTCATCCGCACCTCGGGGGAGCAGCGGCTCTCGGACTTCATGCTCTGGCAGAGCGCGCACAGCGAGTTCTACTTCATGGAGGCGCTCGGGCCGGACATCCGCGAGGTCGACTTCCTCCGGGCCCTGCGCGACTACGCGGGGCGGCACCGCCGCTTCGGCAGCTGA
- the greA gene encoding transcription elongation factor GreA, whose translation MADQPQVTWMTQESYDRLQAELNELSTAGREEIAKRIEVAREEGDLKENGGYHAAKDEQGKIEARIRQLTSLLREAEIGTPPESHGVVEAGTIITAEIAGDESRFLLGNREMAGESDLDVYSPQSPLGGAIMGLKVGDSTSFEAPNGRTISVRVVNVETWNGH comes from the coding sequence ATGGCCGACCAGCCTCAGGTCACCTGGATGACCCAGGAGTCGTACGACCGCCTCCAGGCGGAGCTGAACGAACTGTCCACCGCGGGCCGCGAGGAGATCGCGAAGCGCATCGAGGTCGCCCGCGAGGAGGGCGACCTCAAGGAGAACGGCGGCTACCACGCCGCGAAGGACGAGCAGGGCAAGATCGAGGCGCGGATCCGCCAGCTCACCTCGCTCCTGCGCGAGGCCGAGATCGGCACGCCGCCCGAGAGCCACGGCGTGGTCGAGGCCGGCACGATCATCACGGCCGAGATCGCCGGAGACGAGTCGCGGTTCCTGCTCGGCAACCGCGAGATGGCCGGCGAGAGCGACCTCGACGTCTACAGCCCGCAGAGCCCGCTGGGCGGCGCGATCATGGGCCTGAAGGTCGGCGACTCGACGAGCTTCGAGGCCCCGAACGGCCGGACGATCAGCGTCCGCGTCGTGAACGTCGAGACCTGGAACGGCCACTGA
- the mca gene encoding mycothiol conjugate amidase Mca, with protein MSQAAQVSVDSEVREVPRLLAVHAHPDDESSKGAATLAAYADRGAEVMVVSCTGGEAGSVLNESLAARAHAERDMGGLRRLEMAEAQRILGVQHTWLGFVDSGMEEDGSVPPASFAALPLATASAPLVRLVRRFKPHVIISYDENGGYPHPDHIRAHQVAMEAFRAAGEPDEYPGLGAPWSVAKLYYDRVFSGQKLRAIAEHLRSLDPEDPRLATFEEMKRWSDDAPYLATTQVLISGFHDRRDAALRAHASQVAPDNAFFFLPHEAIDAAWPTDDFQLVQSRVEAPTPETDLFAGLDVAFPTGERNEVDA; from the coding sequence GTGTCCCAGGCCGCCCAGGTCTCCGTCGATTCGGAGGTGCGGGAGGTCCCGCGCCTCCTCGCCGTGCACGCCCATCCCGACGACGAGTCGAGCAAGGGCGCCGCGACTCTCGCGGCCTACGCCGACCGCGGCGCCGAGGTCATGGTCGTCTCCTGCACCGGAGGCGAGGCCGGCTCCGTCCTGAACGAGTCGCTCGCCGCCCGCGCGCACGCTGAGCGCGACATGGGCGGGCTCCGCCGCCTCGAGATGGCCGAGGCTCAGCGGATCCTGGGCGTGCAGCACACCTGGCTGGGCTTCGTCGACTCCGGGATGGAGGAGGACGGCTCGGTTCCGCCCGCGAGCTTCGCGGCGCTCCCGCTCGCGACGGCGTCGGCTCCGCTGGTCCGGCTCGTCCGACGCTTCAAGCCGCACGTGATCATCAGCTACGACGAGAACGGCGGCTATCCGCACCCGGACCACATCCGGGCGCACCAGGTCGCCATGGAGGCGTTCCGGGCGGCGGGGGAGCCGGACGAGTACCCCGGCCTCGGGGCGCCCTGGTCGGTCGCCAAGCTCTACTACGACCGCGTGTTCAGCGGTCAGAAGCTGCGGGCGATCGCGGAGCACCTCCGCTCCCTCGACCCGGAGGACCCGCGCCTGGCGACCTTCGAGGAGATGAAGCGCTGGTCGGACGACGCTCCGTACCTCGCGACGACGCAGGTGCTCATCTCGGGCTTCCACGACCGGAGGGATGCGGCCCTGCGCGCGCACGCCAGCCAGGTCGCGCCCGACAACGCCTTCTTCTTTCTGCCGCACGAGGCCATCGACGCCGCGTGGCCGACCGACGACTTCCAGCTCGTGCAGTCGCGGGTGGAGGCGCCGACGCCCGAGACCGATCTCTTCGCCGGACTCGACGTCGCCTTCCCGACCGGCGAGCGGAACGAGGTGGACGCGTGA
- a CDS encoding winged helix-turn-helix domain-containing protein, producing the protein MTEQLSPALARRIALAAQGFGAPRPPRIGTRQVLGVVDRIRPLQLDSVNVFERSHYLPLLARLGPYDRSLLDAVAFAPKGHYLEYWAHEAALIRRADVPLYRWRMAHYRRTEHEGWAGENRATLDWLRAALADGPLRASEIEHESNVRTGPWWGWSDIKRGLEVLFRWGEVVSAGRTRFERSYALAEQALPREVLDAEVAEEDAVRELVRRAAVAHGVATLGDLADYHRLRRAPTLAAVHDLVEAGELLPVEVRGSERSGRPVPLWLHARARRPRSLRADALLSPFDPVVWHRPRAELLFGFHYRIEIYTPAAQRVHGYYVLPVLLDDVLAARVDLKSDRQRKVLRVQAAWLESGAPADTAERLAVLLLEAAAWQGLDAVEIVERGTLAAALLSAVRSARPDVLA; encoded by the coding sequence ATGACCGAGCAGCTCTCCCCCGCCCTCGCGCGGCGCATCGCCCTCGCGGCGCAGGGCTTCGGAGCGCCGCGGCCGCCGCGGATCGGCACGCGTCAGGTCCTCGGCGTCGTCGACCGCATCCGGCCGCTGCAGCTCGACTCGGTCAACGTCTTCGAGCGGAGCCACTACCTTCCGCTGCTCGCGCGCCTGGGGCCGTACGACCGCTCCCTGCTCGACGCGGTCGCCTTCGCGCCGAAGGGGCACTACCTCGAGTACTGGGCGCACGAGGCGGCGCTGATCCGGCGCGCCGACGTGCCCCTCTACCGCTGGCGGATGGCGCACTACCGCCGCACCGAGCACGAGGGCTGGGCCGGCGAGAACCGGGCCACGCTCGACTGGCTCCGCGCCGCACTGGCCGACGGGCCGCTCCGCGCGTCCGAGATCGAGCACGAGTCGAACGTCCGCACCGGGCCGTGGTGGGGCTGGTCCGACATCAAGCGCGGTCTCGAGGTCCTCTTCCGCTGGGGCGAGGTGGTCAGCGCCGGGCGCACGCGCTTCGAGCGCTCCTACGCCCTCGCCGAGCAGGCCCTGCCGCGCGAGGTCCTCGACGCCGAGGTGGCGGAGGAGGACGCGGTGCGCGAGCTGGTCCGCCGCGCCGCCGTCGCGCACGGAGTCGCGACGCTCGGCGATCTCGCCGACTACCACCGGCTGCGGCGGGCGCCCACCCTCGCCGCGGTCCACGACCTGGTCGAGGCGGGCGAGCTGCTCCCCGTCGAGGTCCGCGGCTCTGAGCGCTCCGGGCGTCCCGTCCCCCTCTGGCTCCACGCGCGTGCCCGTCGGCCGCGATCGCTCCGCGCCGACGCCCTGCTCTCTCCGTTCGACCCGGTCGTCTGGCACCGCCCGCGCGCCGAGCTCCTCTTCGGCTTCCACTACCGGATCGAGATCTACACGCCCGCAGCGCAGCGCGTGCACGGCTACTACGTGCTGCCCGTGCTCCTCGACGACGTCCTCGCCGCCCGGGTCGACCTCAAGAGCGACCGGCAGCGCAAGGTCCTGCGCGTGCAGGCCGCCTGGCTCGAGTCGGGGGCACCCGCCGACACCGCGGAGCGGCTGGCGGTGCTGCTCCTGGAGGCTGCCGCCTGGCAGGGGCTCGACGCGGTGGAGATCGTCGAGCGGGGCACGCTCGCGGCGGCACTCCTCTCGGCGGTGCGGTCCGCCCGTCCGGATGTCCTAGCGTGA
- a CDS encoding DUF4307 domain-containing protein, translating to MAVRTSDSSERSDETSVDPDAVRASGPLASRYGRTARSRRGNRWLFGAVALAFVAVFAAWVVWAGLDSGRDGVDVQDTAHRVVDDRTVTVSFDLTAPAGTDVACAVQALNEQSAVVGWLVVEYPASPERFRSFTETVRTTELANTGLISSCWLP from the coding sequence GTGGCCGTCCGCACGTCCGACAGCTCCGAGCGGAGCGACGAGACCTCGGTCGATCCCGACGCCGTCCGGGCGAGCGGCCCGCTCGCCTCGCGCTACGGACGCACCGCGCGCAGCCGCCGCGGCAACCGCTGGCTCTTCGGCGCGGTCGCACTCGCGTTCGTCGCCGTCTTCGCCGCCTGGGTGGTCTGGGCGGGCCTCGACAGCGGTCGCGACGGCGTCGACGTGCAGGACACGGCGCACCGGGTCGTCGACGACCGCACCGTCACCGTCTCCTTCGACCTCACGGCGCCCGCGGGGACCGACGTGGCCTGCGCCGTCCAGGCGCTCAACGAGCAGTCGGCCGTGGTGGGCTGGCTCGTCGTGGAGTACCCCGCCTCCCCCGAGCGCTTCCGCTCCTTCACCGAGACGGTGCGCACGACCGAGCTCGCGAACACAGGTTTGATCTCCTCCTGCTGGCTCCCGTAG
- the trhA gene encoding PAQR family membrane homeostasis protein TrhA, with amino-acid sequence MSHRPTPPAPEPARRSSPRADDAVARDDADGPDLPNLPLVDDEIDHGAVAESKPTWRGWIHAGLFPFAIVAGIVLVSVADGTAAKWAAAVFATSSLLLFGNSALYHRFDWAPRTKVILKRIDHANIFLLIAGTYTPLAVLALPPAQGTLLLVLVWSGALLGIGFRVFWISAPRWLYVPLYLLLGWAAVMYLAPLLEASATMMVLVLVGGLCYTIGAIVYGFKRPNPVPGVFGFHEIFHALTAVAFVCHWTAALLISLHPAYNGG; translated from the coding sequence ATGAGCCACCGGCCGACGCCCCCCGCCCCCGAGCCCGCTCGTCGGTCCTCCCCCCGTGCCGACGACGCCGTGGCGCGGGACGACGCCGACGGGCCGGACCTGCCGAACCTCCCCCTCGTCGACGACGAGATCGACCACGGAGCGGTGGCCGAGTCGAAGCCGACCTGGCGCGGCTGGATCCACGCCGGGCTCTTCCCGTTCGCGATCGTGGCGGGGATCGTCCTCGTCTCGGTGGCCGACGGCACCGCCGCGAAGTGGGCCGCCGCCGTCTTCGCGACGTCCTCGCTCCTGCTCTTCGGCAACTCCGCCCTCTACCACCGGTTCGACTGGGCACCGCGGACGAAGGTGATCCTCAAGCGGATCGACCACGCCAACATCTTCCTGCTGATCGCGGGCACCTACACGCCGCTCGCGGTCCTCGCGCTGCCGCCCGCGCAGGGCACGCTGCTGCTCGTGCTCGTCTGGTCCGGCGCGCTGCTCGGGATCGGCTTCCGGGTGTTCTGGATCTCGGCGCCGCGCTGGCTCTACGTGCCGCTCTACCTGCTCCTGGGCTGGGCGGCGGTGATGTACCTCGCACCGCTGCTCGAGGCGAGCGCGACGATGATGGTCCTCGTCCTCGTGGGCGGTCTCTGCTACACGATCGGAGCGATCGTGTACGGCTTCAAGCGGCCCAACCCCGTGCCGGGGGTCTTCGGGTTCCACGAGATCTTCCACGCGCTGACCGCCGTGGCGTTCGTGTGCCACTGGACGGCGGCGCTGCTGATCTCGCTGCACCCCGCCTACAACGGCGGCTGA
- a CDS encoding TetR/AcrR family transcriptional regulator — translation MVDERSGSIALALSEKCVGLLLERGTVKGVSSIDLSHAAGISLRTFHRYLGGKEDCVRPVLYAAIAAMGRALTARPADEPLSTALGAAFAAAASGPQLDRTLRLIPLLTETPAMRAVWAQSLHDGEAALTPCIAERMGFELEETPRAAVLATIVMALVRRALVDAVASGADPAPVFEEYLTTLNGGPLAVPATAGPSS, via the coding sequence ATGGTGGACGAACGCTCCGGATCGATCGCGCTCGCACTCTCCGAGAAGTGCGTGGGGCTCCTCCTCGAGCGCGGCACGGTGAAGGGCGTGAGCTCGATCGACCTCTCCCACGCGGCCGGCATCTCGCTGCGCACCTTCCACCGCTACCTCGGCGGCAAGGAGGACTGCGTCCGTCCCGTGCTCTACGCCGCCATCGCGGCCATGGGCCGGGCGCTGACCGCCCGCCCCGCCGACGAGCCGCTGAGCACGGCGCTCGGCGCCGCCTTCGCCGCCGCCGCGTCGGGCCCGCAGCTCGACCGCACGCTGCGGCTCATCCCGCTCCTCACCGAGACCCCGGCGATGCGCGCGGTCTGGGCGCAGTCCCTGCACGACGGCGAGGCGGCCCTCACTCCGTGCATCGCGGAGCGGATGGGGTTCGAGCTCGAGGAGACCCCGCGCGCGGCCGTGCTCGCGACCATCGTGATGGCCCTCGTCCGCCGCGCCCTGGTCGACGCGGTCGCGAGCGGCGCGGATCCGGCGCCCGTCTTCGAGGAGTACCTCACGACCTTGAACGGCGGACCGCTGGCCGTTCCGGCGACGGCCGGACCGTCCTCCTGA
- the ilvA gene encoding threonine ammonia-lyase, whose translation MQTSHVVGPSLQEFEAARSVIAPVIANTPMETSTFLAQVLGSPVFLKCENLQRTGSYKIRGAVFRMSRLSPEERARGVVAASAGNHAQGVAYAARELGISATIFMPIGVALPKLAATRDYGADVVLSGHIFNESLAAAAEFAERTGAVFIPPFDHPDVVTGQGTIGLEILEQAEGVETIVVPIGGGGLIAGVASAAKQKAAQEGRTLRVIGVQAANAAPYPLSLASGEPTLITISPTIADGIAVAMPGALNFAIIRDVVDEVVTVEDDDIARALLVLLERAKLVVEPAGAVGIAAILTGKIRDAGRTAVILSGGNIDPLMMERVISRGLAASERYLKMSIGLPDRPGQLARISELISEANANVVEVLHTRHGRGLQISEVELEISVETRGPEHAERVLQVLRDAGYEPRVARN comes from the coding sequence ATGCAGACTAGTCACGTCGTCGGACCGTCCCTCCAGGAGTTCGAGGCGGCGCGCAGCGTCATCGCGCCCGTGATCGCGAACACCCCGATGGAGACGAGCACGTTCCTCGCCCAGGTGCTCGGCTCGCCGGTGTTCCTCAAGTGCGAGAACCTGCAGCGCACCGGCTCCTACAAGATCCGCGGCGCGGTGTTCCGCATGTCGCGGCTCTCGCCCGAGGAGCGCGCGCGCGGCGTCGTCGCGGCGTCGGCGGGCAACCACGCGCAGGGCGTCGCGTACGCCGCGCGCGAGCTGGGCATCTCGGCCACCATCTTCATGCCGATCGGAGTCGCGCTGCCCAAGCTCGCCGCCACCCGCGACTACGGCGCCGACGTGGTGCTGAGCGGCCACATCTTCAACGAGTCGCTCGCGGCGGCGGCCGAGTTCGCCGAGCGCACCGGGGCCGTCTTCATCCCGCCGTTCGACCACCCGGACGTGGTCACCGGGCAGGGCACGATCGGACTCGAGATCCTCGAGCAGGCCGAGGGCGTCGAGACGATCGTCGTCCCGATCGGCGGCGGCGGCCTCATCGCCGGCGTCGCCTCGGCGGCGAAGCAGAAGGCCGCGCAGGAGGGGCGCACGCTGCGCGTCATCGGCGTGCAGGCCGCGAACGCCGCTCCCTACCCGCTGTCGCTGGCGAGCGGGGAGCCGACCCTCATCACGATCTCGCCCACGATCGCCGACGGCATCGCCGTGGCCATGCCCGGCGCCCTGAACTTCGCGATCATCCGCGACGTCGTCGACGAGGTCGTGACGGTCGAGGACGACGACATCGCCCGCGCGCTGCTCGTGCTGCTCGAGCGGGCGAAGCTCGTCGTCGAGCCCGCGGGCGCCGTGGGCATCGCGGCGATCCTCACCGGGAAGATCCGCGACGCCGGCAGGACGGCCGTGATCCTCTCGGGCGGCAACATCGACCCTCTGATGATGGAGCGCGTGATCAGCCGCGGCCTCGCCGCCTCCGAGCGGTACCTCAAGATGAGCATCGGCCTGCCGGACCGCCCCGGCCAGCTCGCCCGCATCTCCGAGCTCATCTCCGAGGCCAACGCGAACGTCGTCGAGGTGCTGCACACCCGTCACGGTCGAGGTCTGCAGATCAGCGAGGTCGAACTCGAGATCAGCGTCGAGACGCGCGGTCCGGAGCACGCGGAGCGGGTCCTCCAGGTGCTCCGCGACGCAGGCTACGAACCCCGCGTCGCCCGCAACTGA
- a CDS encoding PhoH family protein, with product MDQQAGAQGGVHRRPQHGSTGSSDQLLRTYVLDTSVLLSDPMAMFRFAEHAVVLPIVVIGELEGKRHDPEIGYFARQALRHLDELRIKHERLDFPIAVGNGGTLRVELNHSNMSVLPSGLQLGDNDARILAVAMNLANEGSTVTVVSKDMPMRVKAASIGLAAEEYLAELAPESGWTGMDDITLEGGAMSEFYDRERLFTDAVEGIPINTGLVVHSDRGSALARVTGKRQITLVRGDRDVFGLHGRSAEQRLAIDLLLDQEVGIVSLGGRAGTGKSALALCAGLEAVLEKRQHKKIMVFRPLYAVGGQDLGFLPGDAAEKMNPWAQAVFDTLGALVSQNVLDEVIERGMLEVLPLTHIRGRSLHDAFVIVDEAQSLERNVLLTVLSRVGQNSRVVLTHDVAQRDNLRVGRHDGVASVIETLKGHPLFAHVTLTRSERSAIAALVTEMLESNELA from the coding sequence ATGGACCAGCAGGCCGGAGCGCAGGGCGGCGTCCACCGCCGACCGCAGCACGGCTCGACCGGGTCCTCCGATCAGCTCCTCCGCACGTACGTGCTCGACACCTCGGTGCTGCTCTCCGATCCGATGGCGATGTTCCGGTTCGCGGAGCACGCCGTCGTGCTGCCGATCGTCGTGATCGGCGAGCTCGAGGGCAAGCGCCACGATCCCGAGATCGGCTACTTCGCGCGCCAGGCGCTGCGGCACCTCGACGAGCTGCGCATCAAGCACGAGCGCCTCGACTTCCCGATCGCCGTCGGCAACGGGGGCACCCTCCGCGTCGAGCTCAACCACTCGAACATGTCGGTGCTGCCCAGCGGGCTGCAACTGGGCGACAACGACGCGCGGATCCTCGCTGTGGCGATGAACCTCGCCAACGAGGGCTCGACCGTCACCGTCGTGTCCAAGGACATGCCGATGCGCGTCAAGGCGGCGTCGATCGGCCTCGCCGCCGAGGAGTACCTCGCCGAGCTCGCTCCGGAGTCGGGGTGGACCGGAATGGACGACATCACGCTCGAGGGCGGCGCGATGAGCGAGTTCTACGACCGGGAGCGCCTCTTCACCGACGCGGTCGAGGGGATCCCGATCAACACGGGTCTCGTCGTCCACTCCGATCGCGGCTCGGCGCTCGCGCGAGTGACCGGCAAGCGGCAGATCACGCTCGTGCGCGGCGACCGCGACGTCTTCGGGCTGCACGGGCGCTCGGCGGAGCAGCGGCTCGCGATCGACCTCCTTCTGGACCAGGAGGTGGGCATCGTCTCGCTGGGCGGCCGTGCGGGCACCGGCAAGTCGGCGCTGGCGCTGTGCGCAGGACTGGAGGCGGTGCTCGAGAAGCGCCAGCACAAGAAGATCATGGTCTTCCGCCCGCTGTACGCCGTCGGCGGTCAGGACCTCGGCTTCCTGCCGGGCGACGCGGCCGAGAAGATGAACCCCTGGGCCCAGGCGGTCTTCGACACGCTCGGTGCCCTGGTGTCGCAGAACGTGCTCGACGAGGTGATCGAGCGCGGGATGCTCGAGGTCCTGCCGCTGACGCACATCCGCGGGCGCTCGCTGCACGACGCGTTCGTGATCGTCGACGAGGCGCAGTCGCTCGAGCGGAACGTGCTGCTGACCGTCCTGTCCCGTGTGGGGCAGAACTCGCGGGTGGTGCTGACCCACGACGTCGCCCAGCGCGACAACCTGCGGGTCGGCCGTCACGACGGCGTCGCCTCCGTGATCGAGACGCTGAAGGGGCACCCGCTGTTCGCGCACGTCACGCTCACCCGCTCGGAGCGCTCGGCGATCGCGGCGCTGGTGACCGAGATGCTGGAGTCGAACGAGCTGGCCTGA